One window of Nostoc sp. C052 genomic DNA carries:
- the dndE gene encoding DNA sulfur modification protein DndE produces MESPIERIKLSQTAKDQLTKLKRSTKIDQWNILCRWAFCRSLAESTTPSPVPIPQDSNVEMSWRVFGGEMSDILLLALKQRCHNDGYPTDKETLATQFRLHLHRGIGYLAGDPNIKKIEDLIELAVKN; encoded by the coding sequence ATGGAATCCCCAATCGAAAGAATAAAACTCTCTCAAACAGCCAAAGACCAACTTACCAAACTTAAGCGCAGCACCAAAATCGACCAATGGAATATCCTATGCCGTTGGGCGTTTTGCCGTTCCCTCGCAGAATCAACGACACCCTCGCCCGTCCCAATTCCCCAGGATAGCAACGTCGAAATGAGTTGGCGCGTCTTTGGTGGCGAAATGTCTGATATACTCCTTCTCGCCCTCAAGCAACGCTGTCACAATGACGGTTATCCCACCGATAAAGAAACCCTTGCTACTCAATTCCGCTTACATTTACATCGCGGTATTGGCTACTTAGCAGGCGATCCAAATATCAAGAAAATTGAAGATTTAATTGAACTGGCGGTTAAAAATTGA
- a CDS encoding DNA phosphorothioation-associated putative methyltransferase: MPEALEIERHRAAIARTDISRPVRLAIEWAILHQDTTFFDYGCGYGGDVQRVKNLGYTSAGWDPYYYPDVPRTPADVVNLGYVLNVIEDAEERRQSLIQAWELTGKVLIVAAQILINAPSKTQLAYNDGIVTRRNTFQKYYEQEELKTYIDEVLNVDAVPIALGVYFVFRDEAEKESYKAIRFFSATSTPRIRIPVKRFEDYQEQLQPLMAFFTKRGRLPVKGELENEQELLSEFGNFRRAFGVVLQATDEAEWDAIAYRRSLDIQVYLALTHFDRRPAWQKLAPEMRHDIKAFFSSYEEACLVADQKLFSLGKPGVIKTACEKSKIGKHTRGAIYVHVSALAALDPVLRICEGCASRTIGRVDEATLIKFHTDKPQISYLSYPEFDTDPHPALKASIGIDLKTLFITHRDYKSRANPPILHRKETFVTSNYPRYEEFAKLTQQEQELGLLNSKSDIGTREGWEKCLTAHRVEIRGHQVYSISAEC, from the coding sequence ATGCCTGAAGCGCTAGAAATTGAGCGTCATAGAGCTGCGATCGCTCGCACTGATATATCTCGCCCTGTACGATTGGCTATAGAATGGGCAATCCTACATCAAGACACCACTTTTTTTGACTACGGTTGCGGCTACGGTGGTGATGTCCAACGAGTAAAAAACTTAGGTTACACTAGCGCAGGTTGGGACCCTTACTACTATCCTGATGTACCACGCACCCCCGCCGATGTGGTCAACTTGGGCTATGTCCTCAATGTTATTGAAGATGCAGAAGAACGCCGTCAAAGCCTAATCCAAGCCTGGGAACTCACCGGGAAAGTTTTAATTGTCGCGGCTCAAATCCTGATTAATGCTCCCAGCAAAACCCAACTTGCTTACAATGATGGCATTGTGACGCGCCGCAATACTTTTCAGAAATATTACGAACAAGAAGAACTCAAAACTTATATTGATGAAGTCCTAAATGTCGATGCAGTACCGATCGCACTAGGCGTATACTTTGTTTTTCGAGATGAGGCGGAAAAAGAAAGTTACAAAGCTATCCGCTTCTTTTCTGCGACTTCTACACCGCGAATCCGTATCCCCGTTAAGCGGTTTGAAGACTATCAAGAACAGCTGCAACCACTCATGGCTTTTTTTACCAAGCGCGGTAGACTACCTGTGAAAGGCGAATTGGAAAATGAACAGGAATTACTGAGCGAATTTGGTAACTTCCGCCGCGCCTTTGGTGTAGTTTTGCAAGCTACTGATGAAGCTGAATGGGATGCGATCGCTTACCGTCGTTCTTTAGATATCCAAGTTTATCTTGCCCTGACTCACTTTGATCGACGCCCTGCATGGCAAAAGCTAGCGCCAGAAATGCGCCACGATATCAAAGCTTTTTTTAGTAGCTACGAGGAAGCGTGCCTTGTAGCTGACCAAAAGCTTTTCAGCTTAGGTAAACCTGGGGTGATTAAAACTGCTTGTGAAAAAAGTAAAATTGGTAAACATACACGCGGTGCTATTTACGTCCATGTTTCGGCATTAGCAGCACTTGACCCTGTACTGCGAATTTGTGAAGGTTGTGCTAGCCGCACCATTGGGCGTGTCGATGAAGCCACATTGATCAAATTTCACACTGATAAGCCGCAAATATCCTATCTGTCTTACCCTGAATTCGACACTGATCCCCACCCAGCCTTAAAAGCCAGCATCGGTATTGATTTAAAAACCCTCTTCATAACTCACCGAGACTACAAAAGTAGGGCAAATCCGCCGATTTTGCACCGTAAGGAAACATTTGTTACTAGCAACTACCCACGCTACGAAGAATTTGCTAAACTCACCCAACAAGAACAGGAATTAGGATTGCTCAATAGCAAAAGCGACATCGGTACGCGTGAAGGTTGGGAAAAATGCCTCACTGCCCACAGAGTAGAAATCAGGGGGCATCAGGTTTATTCAATTAGTGCTGAGTGCTGA
- the tnpA gene encoding IS200/IS605 family transposase, with translation MRSSFTQLYVHYVWATWDRLPIITPDIQKEVYGAIIRESEQLKCTVIAIGGIEDHVHLLTGFPPTISISELVKQIKGSSSHFITHEIKPGEFFK, from the coding sequence ATGAGATCAAGTTTTACGCAATTGTATGTGCATTATGTTTGGGCTACGTGGGATAGATTGCCTATAATTACGCCTGATATTCAGAAGGAAGTTTACGGGGCAATTATTCGGGAATCTGAACAGTTAAAATGTACCGTAATTGCAATTGGCGGTATTGAAGATCATGTCCATCTGCTAACGGGTTTTCCGCCAACCATAAGTATCTCTGAATTGGTTAAACAAATTAAGGGAAGTTCGTCCCATTTCATCACCCACGAAATCAAGCCAGGTGAGTTTTTCAAGTGA
- the dndC gene encoding DNA phosphorothioation system sulfurtransferase DndC: protein MTTAQQAENKGQQTRTVAELVDYIQALTIEIQELYCLDEIPWVVGYSGGKDSTATLQLIWNAIAALPVEKRKKTIHVITTDTLVENPVVSVWVRNSLEQMKVAAKEQEMPIEPHLLYPAIKDTFWVNLIGKGYPAPRNRFRWCTERLKIQPSDSFIRAVIRSNGEVILVLGTRKAESTKRAATMAKHRESRVRDHINTNPNRPNSLIYLPIEDWRTDEVWIYLNQWQNSWGYSNKDLFIMYRGATADNECPLVVDTSTPSCGDSRFGCWVCTIVSKDKSMEAMIQNDEEKEWMQPLLDIRNELDIKDDWDKRDFRRIWGDVQLFERNKDGETTVVPIPGPYTKYWREHWLRRLLEAQTKTRRTAPENMRDITLITLEEMSEIRRIWLEEKHEFDDSLPRIYQEVTGEEFQDPRPGADYSLLGRDEWIVLEEICEGDAMHLELMAKLLDTERQYRKKTRRVGIYETLEKCFNTSSRSPEDAIKNARLKRELSEAVSQGDVAKVKQMTLGDVAAINEVDECKSESDEEVTWASMKFKKENSE, encoded by the coding sequence ATGACTACAGCACAACAAGCAGAAAATAAAGGTCAGCAAACACGTACTGTAGCAGAGTTAGTGGACTACATCCAAGCTCTCACCATTGAAATTCAAGAATTGTATTGTTTAGATGAGATCCCTTGGGTGGTAGGCTATTCGGGCGGAAAAGACAGTACTGCTACTTTACAGCTTATCTGGAATGCGATCGCGGCACTACCAGTTGAAAAGCGAAAAAAGACTATTCATGTTATTACAACTGATACGCTGGTAGAAAATCCTGTGGTCTCTGTTTGGGTACGTAACTCTTTAGAACAGATGAAGGTTGCTGCTAAAGAGCAAGAAATGCCAATTGAACCCCATTTGCTTTATCCTGCAATTAAGGATACCTTTTGGGTAAACTTAATTGGGAAAGGCTACCCAGCGCCACGAAACAGATTTAGATGGTGTACTGAACGCCTTAAAATTCAACCATCTGACAGCTTTATCCGTGCAGTTATTAGGTCTAATGGTGAAGTAATTCTTGTCTTAGGTACACGCAAGGCTGAAAGTACGAAACGTGCTGCTACGATGGCTAAACATAGAGAATCGCGGGTACGTGATCACATAAATACTAATCCCAATCGACCTAACTCATTGATTTATCTTCCTATTGAAGATTGGCGTACTGATGAAGTTTGGATTTACTTAAATCAGTGGCAAAATTCTTGGGGATATAGCAACAAAGACTTATTCATTATGTATCGAGGTGCAACAGCCGATAATGAATGTCCACTAGTTGTTGATACTTCTACTCCTAGCTGTGGTGATTCACGATTTGGCTGCTGGGTTTGCACAATAGTTAGTAAGGATAAATCAATGGAGGCAATGATCCAAAATGATGAAGAGAAAGAATGGATGCAGCCTCTATTGGATATCCGTAACGAACTAGATATTAAAGATGACTGGGACAAGAGAGATTTTAGAAGAATTTGGGGAGATGTCCAACTATTTGAGCGCAATAAAGATGGGGAAACAACTGTTGTACCAATACCTGGCCCCTATACAAAATATTGGCGGGAACATTGGCTCAGACGATTATTAGAAGCGCAAACAAAAACCCGTCGGACAGCGCCAGAAAATATGCGTGACATCACCCTAATTACTCTAGAAGAAATGAGTGAAATCCGCCGCATTTGGCTAGAAGAAAAACATGAATTTGATGATAGCTTACCCCGGATTTATCAAGAAGTGACAGGCGAAGAATTTCAAGATCCCCGTCCTGGTGCAGACTATAGCCTACTAGGTCGTGATGAATGGATAGTATTAGAAGAAATCTGTGAAGGTGACGCGATGCACTTGGAACTCATGGCGAAATTGTTAGATACAGAACGCCAGTATCGCAAAAAAACTCGTCGCGTAGGGATATATGAAACCTTAGAAAAATGTTTTAATACGAGTTCCCGTTCTCCAGAAGATGCGATTAAAAATGCTCGTTTGAAACGCGAATTAAGCGAAGCAGTTAGTCAAGGTGATGTTGCAAAAGTCAAGCAGATGACTTTGGGCGATGTTGCAGCAATCAATGAAGTAGATGAATGTAAAAGTGAAAGTGATGAAGAGGTAACTTGGGCAAGTATGAAATTTAAAAAGGAAAACTCAGAATAA
- the dndD gene encoding DNA sulfur modification protein DndD, protein MIFLELVLQNFGPYSGKQVINLNPKIDEESSHPIILLGGMNGGGKTTLMDAIRLALYGARAQCSTRGNLSYSDFLNQCVNNKIDPVADTRIELLFEHIENDKPIKYRVVRSWTKNPKDGKDTLGILGDSDTWPDALVNIWDEYIENLLPLGISNLFLFDGEQVKELAEQETPPPVVVDAIRGLLGLELADRLAVDLDILVNRKLKEVGNSKDLANIEEIETRLTQQQEDYQTTEEKVEILKNEVEELEQKQQEAFDKFISEGGKIAAERNQLELQQDTKTAEIEQVRQSMCELAADVLPLALIPNLLNQAQTQGEKEFRHQQVQISKDLLIERDQRLLTWLNQVEISPIQVEKIQSFLIQDVDSLYAKTLQTEARWLLADDETLSQLDNLIYHLQNSKLSAKEKLAILRNKEEEIHTLERQVQTAAAPEDYTKLRQALETAQNQVVEAKANYETIRRRLAELETIIAKSKRELSDYTVENIKHKNSEHIITSAAKVQNTLKIFREKLTLRKLNKLEEEVKNCFLYLLHKSDLVHRITIDTKTFSLLLYDLNGKPVPKHRLSAGEKQLLAIAFLWGLAKVSGHRLPVAIDTPLGRLDSSHRNNLVERYFPSASHQVILLSTDTEIGKKEVETLRENEAIAREYLLKYDSTTRQTTIQPGYFW, encoded by the coding sequence ATGATATTTCTTGAACTCGTTCTACAAAACTTTGGCCCCTACAGTGGAAAACAGGTAATCAACCTTAACCCAAAAATTGATGAGGAAAGCTCACACCCAATTATCTTATTAGGGGGGATGAATGGCGGCGGAAAAACCACGCTTATGGATGCCATTCGTCTCGCCCTTTATGGCGCTCGCGCCCAATGTTCTACCCGTGGTAATTTAAGTTATAGTGATTTTCTCAATCAATGCGTTAACAACAAAATAGATCCAGTTGCAGACACCCGGATTGAATTACTTTTTGAACATATTGAAAATGATAAACCAATAAAATACCGTGTTGTCCGTAGTTGGACAAAAAATCCTAAAGATGGTAAGGATACATTAGGTATTTTAGGTGACAGTGATACATGGCCGGATGCTTTAGTTAATATTTGGGATGAATATATTGAAAATCTCCTGCCATTAGGGATTTCTAACTTATTTCTCTTTGATGGTGAACAAGTTAAAGAACTTGCAGAACAAGAAACACCACCACCAGTTGTAGTAGATGCAATTCGTGGACTTTTAGGGCTAGAGTTAGCAGACCGTTTAGCAGTTGATTTAGATATTTTAGTTAACCGGAAACTTAAAGAAGTTGGTAATAGTAAGGATTTAGCAAATATAGAGGAAATTGAAACTAGGTTAACCCAACAGCAAGAAGATTATCAAACAACAGAAGAGAAAGTAGAAATTCTCAAAAATGAGGTAGAAGAGTTAGAACAAAAGCAGCAAGAAGCCTTTGATAAATTTATTTCTGAAGGTGGGAAGATTGCAGCAGAACGCAATCAACTAGAATTACAACAGGATACAAAAACTGCGGAAATTGAACAAGTACGTCAGTCGATGTGTGAATTAGCGGCTGATGTTTTACCTCTGGCATTAATTCCTAATTTGCTTAATCAGGCGCAAACACAGGGGGAAAAAGAATTTCGCCATCAACAGGTACAAATTTCTAAAGATTTGTTAATTGAGCGAGATCAGCGTTTACTCACTTGGCTAAATCAAGTAGAAATTTCTCCGATACAAGTTGAAAAAATCCAATCATTTTTAATCCAAGATGTAGATAGTTTATATGCAAAGACTCTCCAGACGGAAGCACGTTGGTTATTAGCTGATGATGAAACTTTAAGTCAACTAGATAATCTTATATATCACTTACAAAATTCTAAACTTTCTGCAAAAGAGAAATTAGCTATTCTCAGAAATAAAGAAGAAGAAATTCATACTCTAGAAAGACAAGTGCAAACAGCAGCAGCACCAGAAGATTATACAAAGCTGCGTCAAGCACTAGAAACGGCACAAAATCAAGTCGTTGAAGCTAAAGCAAATTACGAAACAATCCGCCGTCGTTTAGCTGAATTAGAAACTATTATTGCCAAGTCGAAGAGAGAATTAAGTGATTATACTGTAGAAAATATTAAACATAAAAATAGCGAACATATTATTACTTCAGCAGCGAAAGTTCAAAACACACTCAAGATTTTTCGTGAAAAATTAACCCTGCGAAAACTGAATAAATTAGAGGAAGAAGTTAAAAATTGCTTCCTTTATCTCCTCCACAAATCAGACTTGGTGCATCGCATTACTATTGATACCAAGACTTTCAGCCTTTTACTTTATGATTTAAATGGTAAACCTGTCCCTAAACATCGCCTCTCGGCTGGCGAAAAACAATTACTGGCGATCGCATTCCTCTGGGGTTTAGCCAAAGTCTCTGGACACCGCCTACCAGTAGCAATCGATACGCCACTAGGTAGACTAGACTCTTCTCACCGCAACAACTTAGTAGAACGCTACTTTCCATCCGCCAGTCACCAAGTAATTTTGTTATCTACGGATACTGAGATTGGCAAAAAAGAAGTAGAAACACTGCGAGAAAACGAAGCGATCGCTCGTGAATATCTGCTTAAATATGACTCCACTACCCGCCAAACAACCATACAACCAGGATATTTTTGGTAG